A genomic region of Saccopteryx bilineata isolate mSacBil1 chromosome 1, mSacBil1_pri_phased_curated, whole genome shotgun sequence contains the following coding sequences:
- the LOC136320897 gene encoding mammaglobin-A-like, with product MKLLPVLVLAALPFYCYAESTPGSGCTVVNQVISQAIDLEVGAEQFIENLREFIPDAEAEEDIIQVKQCFLQQSEETLTNVQVMVDAIYNSVWCKAY from the exons ATGAAGCTGCTCCCAGTCCTCGTGCTCGCTGCCCTCCCCTTTTACTGCTACGCAG AATCCACCCCAGGTTCCGGATGCACAGTTGTGAACCAGGTGATCAGTCAGGCAATTGACCTTGAAGTGGGCGCGGAACAATTCATAGAAAATTTGAGAGAGTTCATACCGGATGCAGAAGCAGAAGAGGACATAATTCAAGTAAAGCAGTGCTTTCTCCAGCAGAGTGAAGAAACTCTGACAAATGTCCAAGTGATGGTG GATGCAATATACAATAGTGTTTGGTGTAAGGCGTATTAA